attacagtgattttcgtattttaaatcaaaattgtaaaaaaagaaaaaaaatgataataaagcaAGTGAAGTTaactttttctattattttaatattaaatagctatttttatggtttttcaatcaaaaagtacaaaaaattttaaagaattttttttatatttaaaatttgttaaagatttttttttaaatcctatatttaaaatatagaaaaatggaaagtcaaaaataaaatttattaaaaaaaattaataaaaaataaatatttttcagaaaaattcaagACAAATCTCAAACCTCATGCTGATAAAATGTGGAATAAATTCGGTCCAAAATATCCAATCGAGGAAGTAACAACTGAAAACCATTTAACGGAAACCCGAATTCGTTGTCAcgatcaaatatttatcgcAACCAGAGGCAGACGTCACCGAACAAGACGTGCTGTGGCCGAGTTGGCCTTACTTCACATGTTCAATCTGCAGCATCCCCATTGGAATGTATGGAATTTCACAAAAACCCGAGTTTTTCAGAGATGCGATCAAAGTGACTACCCATCTAGTGCATTTTTCGACAGTCCGTCAACACCTAACATGAGTTCAGCTTCTTTAAATACCGAAAACTCATGTGAAGAGGACTCTGAAAAAGTAACTGTTGAATATTTGTGCCTTGAATCGGAGACCGTTGAAGTTgttgaaccaaaaattaatttaatgaaggaCGATTTTTCGATTTCTGCGATCAAAAAAAGAggatttggtaattttttgacatttttagcttaaaaaaataaattttaaatattttttttatattttaagatattCTGAAGACCCAAGAAGGTCAGAAATTATCgcctcaaaatttttggtatcAACTAGTGGGCGTTTTATGGCCAATTAAAACAGTTGCTTTAACTTCCAACAACTTTTTGTCCTCGATCGTGTTGAGAAATGGCCGAACTTTTCGTGAAATTGGTACAAATCGTGATGATTCGCGAAATAAAGTTGCTGCTGTGGTTTTATTTGATGTTTATGACATAACGAGTGACGAATGGAatgaatttttggttgaacGAACAACTTTAAAGGACATCATCAAGAGCAAAGTTGATAAAGAGAAGACATTCGAGACCGAGCTGGAAGCGTTAAAGGCAAATGCGAAaggttttgactttttttattcaaaattttcttcaaaattatttaaaaaaaaatttttttgtagaatttctcAACAAAAATGATACAGAAACGTTGACACCGCATGAATTTTGGGAAGCAACACATCGAGGAACTGCACGAATGACTGTCAATACGTGCGATGTGAAAGGAAATCAAATGTACGAAGCAATAATCGAATGGCTTGACTCcaaattttacagaatttcAAAGACTAAAGAGGAAGCAATGAATTCTGTGGCGTTTTCAGCTCTTATTGATCTCTTGTCGATCAGTtttaataaatggaaaaaatattcaatagagAACGAAGACAATTCTGAACAAAAATCGCTTCCAAAAGACGATTCAAAACCATTATTTACCAAActtaaaggtaaattttaaaattttaacgcaaaaaaatacaaatttttatttttttaattttagaatatcaATCAACTTTACATAAAAGTGGTAAAAGCCTCGATGAAGTACCTTGTTCGGACATTTTCAACCAAATCGggatcaattttcaattagattttccaaaaaatgatCCTCAAAATGACGAATTGGacaaaattaaggaaataacTTCGagattcttcattaaaaagctCTTGGACAAAATTTACAACCTCGATGACTAATAAAAaccgtaaatttttcaaataattctgCTTTCTGTTTCATTTTCACGCCTTTGTGTCGTACGTTCCCACAGATTTCATGCTCATTTTTTGACAGCCGTACGGAGAACTTTAAAAAGCAGAAGTGtgacttgaaaattattccctgaaaatacaaaaatgttcGGAAGACAAGCCCCAATTCTGGTTTTAAGTGagtgaaaatcgaaatttaatggaagattttcctattttcattaaaaacttttcgttTCAGGCCAAAATACCAAGCGAGAATCCGGTCGAAAGGTTCAGCTGGAAAACATCAATGCCGGAAAGGTATGACTAACCAAAAAAAAGTctcatgttttaattttttccttcgaattttcgagattttctttgatttttcgcgaaaactaatgaaaaaattcatttttagacaATTGCTGACTTGATTCGCACATGTTTGGGTCCCCAAGCgatgttaaaaatgttgatgGATCCCATGGGTGGCATCGTGATGACCAATGACGGTAATGCAATCTTGCGAGAAATCACCGTGCAACATCCAGCTGCCAAAAGTATGATTGAAATCGCTCGCACGCAAGACGAGGAAGTCGGCGATGGCACCACCTCCGTCATTGTCTTGGCAGGCGAGATGCTTGCTGTAGCGGAGCCTTTTTTGCATCAACAGCTGCATCCGACTCTCATTATTCGTGCATACCGTGAAGCCTTGGAAGACATTATCAAAGCGATGGAAACGTGCAGCATCGCCTTGGACCGCAACAACAAGAAACAGCTGCAAGAGGTCGTGAAATCGTGCGTCGGCACAAAATTCATTGGGCGCTGGTCCGATTTGGCGGTGCAAATTGCCCTGGATGCCGTCGAGACGGTAATGTTGACGGAAAATGGGCGCACGGAAATCGATTTGAAGAAATATGCGAAAGTCGAGAAGATTCCCGGTGGCTCGATCGACGATTCGTGCGTTTTGAAGGGTGTCATGATCAACAAAGATGTCACGCATCCCAAAATGCGACGTATGATCAAAAATCCGCGAATTGTGTTGTTGGATTGCTCGTTGGAGTACAAAAAAGGCGAAAGTCAAACGAATGTCGAAATTGTGGGCGAACAAGATTTCACGAAGCTCCTGCAGTTGGAAGAGGAATACGTTGCTCGAGTTTGCGCCGACATCATTGCCGTCAAACCGGACTTGGTGTTCACCGAAAAGGGCGTTTCTGACTTGGCGCAACATTATTTAGTCAAAGCGGGCATCACAGCAATTCGTCGTTTACGTAAAACGGACAATCTCCGTGTTGCTCGTGCCTGTGGCGCTACAATTGTCAATCGCACGGAAGAACTTACCGAGAAAGATGTCGGCACGGGATGCGGTTTGTTCGAAATTAAGAAGATGGGTGACgaatatttcacttttatcaCGGAATGCAAGGACCCGAAGGCATGCACGATCCTTTTGCGTGGCGCCTCGAAAGACGTTCTCAACGAAACGGAGCGAAATTTGCAAGATGCACTTCATGTAGCTCGCAATCTCGTACTTGAGCCGCGTCTTGTGCCCGGCGGTGGCGCCATCGAGATGGCATTGtcacaaattttgaacaagaAACAAATTCAGGGTCCGTACAAGGCAGTTGCGCAAGCTCTGGAAATTATTCCCCGTACTTTGGCGCAAAATTGCGGCGCAAATACAATTCGTACTTTGACGGCATTGCGTGCCAAACATGCATCGCATGGCGATACGGGACCATGCACGTGGGGCATTGACGGCGAATCCGGCGAAATTGTCGACATGAAGGTCAAGGGCATCTGGGAGCCGCTCTCCGTGAAGTTGCAAGTCTACAAGACAGCTGTTGAAACGGCAATTTTGCTGCTTCGTATTGATGACATTGTCTCGGGATCGAAGAAACGAGGAGACGGGGATGTGCCAGCTCCTTCCCAAATGGCTGCAGGCGCCGAATAAATTAGAtccatacttttttttctcacgtcatgtattattaacattatttgtACGATCAATTAATTTGCactcacattaaaaaatttgttttgttcatCATTAACCTTTTAAAAGCTTCGCAAAGTCACGCATTGTACgtcacttaatattttttttttaaatcatgaaaaataaaaaaaatatcacattgctacgaatattttttttttaaatcgaaatatcaaaattttttgaaaaaaattatttccttcgaaatttgttcaagaaaaatttactcgGAGGCTGTATCTAAACTttcgcataaaatttttccaagatggttcaactgaaaaaattcgaaaaaattaaaatcaacttttttcaatgttaaatcttgctccaaatggataaaaatttgtcagagggctctaatttatcatttttaatcattttacaactcaaaactgccaaaaaattgaaactgaaaaaaaattttcctttgacatagttttgttttgaaaactaaatcaagagcaaaaactgtgtcaaaaactatgtcaaaaactgtgtcaaagccatttttgtcaaatcttgctccaaatggataaaaatttgtcagagggctctaatttatcatttttaatcattttacaactcaaaactgccaaaaaactgaaactgaaaaaaaaaattttttctttgccatagttttgttttgaaaactaaatcaagagcaaaaactgtgtcaaaaactgtgtcaaagccatttttgtcaaatcttgctctaaatggataaaaatttgtcatggggctctaatttatcatttttaatcattttactttgacatagttttgttttgaaaactaaatcaagagcaaaactgtgtcaaaaactatgtcaaaaactgtgtcaaagccatttttgtcaaatcttgctccaaatggataaaaatttgtcagagggctctaatttatcatttttaatcattttataactcaaaactgccaaaaaattgaaactgaaaaaaaaattttttctttgacatagttttgttttaaaaactaaatcaaaaactatgtcaaaaactgtgtcaaagccatttttgtcaaatcttgctccaaatggatgtttgagggctctaatttatcatttttacgcattttataactcaaaactgccaaaaaattgaaactgaaaaaaaaatttcctttgacatagttttgttt
The sequence above is drawn from the Culicoides brevitarsis isolate CSIRO-B50_1 chromosome 1, AGI_CSIRO_Cbre_v1, whole genome shotgun sequence genome and encodes:
- the LOC134837638 gene encoding uncharacterized protein LOC134837638 — translated: MEVSAKNPLNEDQIKANRDETINFIRNFLQNDFLKNLNAQKIVTEIFPDAEFIHKLSPTTYQTTLQCEGFMFKAESNKGIEKYPDNQASAMALKALCDISLPVYEELSYAKVCQKLVDLLEFYELRDQWKAAICINNETITAINASKSAAKNEVIKLSVRPFYRMHGETARVATYKALISFVLTKNHPFEQRVEFICRQLLPELKKNHDDPLEFLKPAEEIFSEDEINFLAFLYRKIAVETKKKGIKIASLTVNDEIISVEGKFDFKIKLELLKKAATTVPLMKVAVEKETLGNHFKKLSPKSCLKKARNLIKNDAFNKHMTPSKFWSMIHFCSSLCNCITFPSGDKAVITFDGVTFEGNGRTRDESKEIALYKMFYNYFHITLTLWDRYWVTNLEFCDPVDNFDEVQRQIQEKFKTNLKPHADKMWNKFGPKYPIEEVTTENHLTETRIRCHDQIFIATRGRRHRTRRAVAELALLHMFNLQHPHWNVWNFTKTRVFQRCDQSDYPSSAFFDSPSTPNMSSASLNTENSCEEDSEKVTVEYLCLESETVEVVEPKINLMKDDFSISAIKKRGFDILKTQEGQKLSPQNFWYQLVGVLWPIKTVALTSNNFLSSIVLRNGRTFREIGTNRDDSRNKVAAVVLFDVYDITSDEWNEFLVERTTLKDIIKSKVDKEKTFETELEALKANAKEFLNKNDTETLTPHEFWEATHRGTARMTVNTCDVKGNQMYEAIIEWLDSKFYRISKTKEEAMNSVAFSALIDLLSISFNKWKKYSIENEDNSEQKSLPKDDSKPLFTKLKEYQSTLHKSGKSLDEVPCSDIFNQIGINFQLDFPKNDPQNDELDKIKEITSRFFIKKLLDKIYNLDD
- the LOC134828133 gene encoding T-complex protein 1 subunit gamma; protein product: MFGRQAPILVLSQNTKRESGRKVQLENINAGKTIADLIRTCLGPQAMLKMLMDPMGGIVMTNDGNAILREITVQHPAAKSMIEIARTQDEEVGDGTTSVIVLAGEMLAVAEPFLHQQLHPTLIIRAYREALEDIIKAMETCSIALDRNNKKQLQEVVKSCVGTKFIGRWSDLAVQIALDAVETVMLTENGRTEIDLKKYAKVEKIPGGSIDDSCVLKGVMINKDVTHPKMRRMIKNPRIVLLDCSLEYKKGESQTNVEIVGEQDFTKLLQLEEEYVARVCADIIAVKPDLVFTEKGVSDLAQHYLVKAGITAIRRLRKTDNLRVARACGATIVNRTEELTEKDVGTGCGLFEIKKMGDEYFTFITECKDPKACTILLRGASKDVLNETERNLQDALHVARNLVLEPRLVPGGGAIEMALSQILNKKQIQGPYKAVAQALEIIPRTLAQNCGANTIRTLTALRAKHASHGDTGPCTWGIDGESGEIVDMKVKGIWEPLSVKLQVYKTAVETAILLLRIDDIVSGSKKRGDGDVPAPSQMAAGAE